From one Planococcus citri chromosome 3, ihPlaCitr1.1, whole genome shotgun sequence genomic stretch:
- the LOC135839245 gene encoding uncharacterized protein F54H12.2-like has protein sequence MSFLHIDSCECTKSELDLFALPPTQVAIERGEWVEYKPISALSETSQIEFTVPGIGEEYMDLSHTMLYLKVKVTKSDGTALGNDDVVAPVNNWMHSLFSQVDIYLNQRLVSTPTGNYAYRAYIENILNYNSDSKDTHLKNVLFYADEGGKMNEYATNEGFKKRQAIIAGSKAVEMLGHLHSDLFNHDRALLNGVELRLRLIISRPSFSLITSTNNEYKVQFLDAALNIRKMKLNPSILIAHSKTLDKCTAKYPITRVDVKTTTLASGLRSYTIDNLINGQLPK, from the coding sequence ATGTCTTTCCTACACATTGATTCCTGTGAGTGTACAAAATCCGAATTGGACTTATTCGCTTTACCACCAACCCAAGTTGCTATAGAACGTGGAGAATGGGTGGAATACAAGCCAATTTCTGCTCTCAGTGAGACATCTCAAATCGAATTCACAGTTCCAGGTATAGGTGAAGAGTACATGGATTTATCACATACTATGTTATACTTGAAAGTGAAAGTTACGAAAAGTGATGGTACTGCTTTGGGAAATGATGATGTTGTTGCTCCTGTAAACAATTGGATGCACTCCTTATTTTCACAAGTTGATATTTATTTGAACCAGCGTCTAGTATCTACACCTACTGGTAATTATGCCTACAGAGCCTACATTGAAAACATTCTCAACTACAATTCCGACTCAAAGGAtacccatttaaaaaatgttttgttttacGCTGATGAGGGTGGTAAAATGAATGAGTATGCCACAAATGAAGGGTTTAAAAAACGTCAGGCTATTATTGCTGGTAGCAAAGCTGTTGAAATGCTTGGTCATTTACATAGTGATTTGTTTAATCATGATCGTGCCTTACTAAATGGTGTTGAACTTCGATTACGTTTAATTATTTCTCGACCATCTTTCTCACTCATTACTAGTACCAATAATGAATAtaaagtacaatttttggatgCAGCATTGAACATTCGGAAGATGAAATTAAATCCTAGCATTCTAATTGCTCATTCAAAGACCTTAGATAAATGCACAGCAAAATATCCTATAACAAGAGTAGATGTTAAAACTACTACTTTGGCAAGCGGTCTTCGTAGTTATACAATTGATAACCTCATCAACGGACAGCTCCCAAAATGA